The following proteins are encoded in a genomic region of bacterium:
- a CDS encoding phage portal protein: MKKFLKRIFPRPLKRKSGQRGYSAGGSDRLSNDWKTTSLSANGELRYTLKALRGRSRDLAMNNDYARRYLQTCVSNVVGPRGVGLQMRVTYPNGRTLDKMANRIIEAAWKEWGQRGTCTICGKYSWLGVQRLVAESTPRDGEILIEKVLGEEADNRFGYALNIVEADHLDEDLTTDLQNGNRILMGVEEDRFGRPIAYHMLAYHPGDYTWHTYKGQQYVKVSADRIVHVFKPDRAGQSRGVPWMHTAMGTLRMVDAYAEAELVAARAAASKMGFIVTPTGDDYNGDDKDSDGNTITEFEPGVIEQLPVGQDFKPFDPDSPSGKFNPFVKAMLQKTASGLGVAYSTLSSDLEAVNFSSIRSGVLEERQNWRTLHNWFIESLCAPIFEGWLFWTLSNSALGESFLPRDYRRLNSPTWQPRGWDWVDPLKDANANIAAIRAGTRTRTETTAERGMDFEDILTQLAEEEARAKELGLTLSGMSGAKEEAI, encoded by the coding sequence TGACTGGAAAACGACCTCACTCTCCGCCAACGGGGAACTCCGCTACACCCTCAAGGCGCTCAGGGGGAGGAGCCGGGACCTGGCAATGAACAATGACTACGCCCGCAGATACCTCCAGACCTGCGTTTCCAACGTGGTCGGTCCACGCGGTGTTGGCCTGCAGATGAGGGTGACATACCCGAACGGTCGGACACTAGATAAAATGGCCAACCGGATCATCGAGGCGGCTTGGAAGGAATGGGGACAGCGAGGGACCTGTACGATCTGCGGTAAATACTCGTGGCTCGGCGTGCAACGGCTTGTCGCCGAGTCCACTCCGAGGGATGGAGAGATCCTGATCGAAAAAGTCTTGGGAGAAGAGGCGGACAACAGGTTCGGGTACGCTCTGAATATTGTGGAGGCGGACCATTTGGATGAGGACCTCACGACCGACCTCCAGAACGGCAATAGGATCCTGATGGGGGTGGAAGAAGATCGCTTTGGAAGGCCCATAGCCTACCACATGCTGGCCTATCACCCGGGAGATTATACCTGGCACACATATAAGGGGCAGCAATACGTCAAGGTCTCCGCCGACAGAATCGTCCATGTCTTCAAACCGGACCGCGCCGGTCAGTCCCGCGGGGTGCCGTGGATGCACACGGCCATGGGGACCCTGAGAATGGTGGACGCCTACGCGGAGGCGGAACTGGTGGCCGCCCGCGCAGCCGCCTCAAAAATGGGGTTCATCGTCACGCCTACCGGCGACGACTACAACGGCGACGATAAAGATAGCGACGGGAATACCATCACCGAGTTTGAGCCCGGTGTCATCGAGCAGCTCCCGGTAGGGCAAGACTTCAAGCCCTTTGACCCGGACAGCCCGTCCGGCAAGTTCAACCCTTTCGTAAAAGCGATGCTCCAGAAAACCGCCAGCGGCCTGGGCGTGGCATACAGTACCCTCTCCTCAGACCTGGAGGCCGTCAATTTCTCGAGCATCCGCAGCGGTGTCCTTGAGGAGCGGCAGAACTGGAGGACGCTCCATAACTGGTTCATCGAGTCCCTGTGTGCCCCGATTTTCGAGGGGTGGCTCTTCTGGACTCTATCCAACAGCGCTCTCGGAGAAAGCTTCCTTCCCAGGGATTACCGGAGGTTGAACTCCCCGACCTGGCAGCCACGCGGCTGGGACTGGGTGGATCCCCTAAAGGACGCTAATGCAAACATCGCGGCGATCCGGGCTGGTACAAGGACACGCACCGAGACAACAGCTGAACGCGGAATGGATTTCGAGGACATCCTCACCCAGCTGGCTGAAGAAGAGGCCAGAGCCAAGGAACTCGGACTGACCCTGTCAGGTATGTCCGGCGCCAAAGAGGAGGCGATATGA